The nucleotide sequence AAATCTACACCGTCAATCATCTTTTTTGATTCGTTTTATTCCTTTCCCGCTTTCCCAGGGCTTCGGAGCTGGTTTTTGTCCAGACTGACTGCGCAAAGGCAATCCATCCGGGCAATCTGCTGAAAATAGGGCAACGGCACATTCATAACCGGGTTTGCAAGGTTGTTCTGCGGGAGACGAGAGTAGTCATGCCTTTTGAAAGCGTTTCTTCATGAAGGAAGCAAAAAAACAGCACGAAGGTTTGCTTCGTGCTAGAGAATCTTGTTCGTCAATTATCTATTCGACAGCAGGTACCGGAACAGGCGCATGACTTTGTCCATTCTCACGGTTTAGTCCGTCGTACTGATCGCTCCGTGGCCCGCGCCGACGTTTTTTCCGGCGCTTTGGCTTGTCGGATGCCGGCCCATCACCATTGATCGGTCGGGTCGACGCGGCTGCCGCTGTTTCAACGCCATTTGTGGCGACGTCAGTATTTAAAGGTATGCCTTCGGGACGTGGTTTACGTTCATCGCGTCCGCGCCGATCCCGACGTCCGTCATTCCGGTTGCCTTCTGGCCGTTCGCCAGTAGGTGCATTGTCTTTGTTTGCCCGACGGGGTTCGCCGTTACGGGAGCCATCGCCCCGGCGACCGTCGCGCCCACCCCGACCAGAACCGCCTTTACCGCGCAGACCGCTGAATCGCTTCGGATCAAACACAGGCGACTTGCCCATGCCCAGCTCCTCGGTAATTGACCGCTTCTCCACCTCGCGTTCAATGAGCTTTTCGATGTTGACGATACGGTTCTGATCCTGATCGCTGATAAACGTAATGGCAGTGCCGGTAGTGGCGGCCCGTGCCGTGCGGCCAATCCGGTGCACGTAGTCTTCGGCATCGCGCGGAATGTCGTAGTTCACCACGTGCGTCAGGTTATCAATGTCGATACCGCGCGAGAGAACGTCGGTCGCTACCAGAATCGGGAACGCTTTGTTTTTAAAGTCGCGCAGCACCACCTCCCGGTTGTCCTGCTCCAGATCGGAACTGATGCCCCGAGCTTCGTAGCCCAGTTTGCTCAGCGCCCGCACAATGCCGTTTACCTCCGACTTACGCGACGTAAACAGCACCATACTCTGCACCGGCGTTAAACTGTTTTTAATCAGATGCGCCAGCAGGGGCAGCTTCTGGTTATCGTAGGCCAGGTAAAACTGCTGGTCAATGCCCGCAGCCGGTTTCGATACCGCCAGCCGAATCTCTTCGGGATCGGTCAGGATGCGCTTCGAGAATTCGCGGATTTTGTTGGGCATCGTCGCCGAGAACAGCAGCGTCTGCCGCTTACCAGGCAGTTTGGCTACGATGTTCAGGATATCATCCGAGAAGCCCATGTCGAGCATCTTGTCGGCCTCGTCGAGCACGAGATAGTCAATCTTGTCGAAGTTGACGTAGCCGAGCTGCATATGTGCAATCAGCCGGCCCGGCGTAGCGATGATAATATCGGCCCCGGTTTCGAGGGCTTTACGTTGTTTGTCCCAGTCGTCGCCCTTGCCCCCGCCGTAGATGGCGATGCTGTTGGCCTGTACAAAATAGCCGAAGCCTTCGACCTGTTCGTCAATCTGCTTGGCCAGCTCACGCGTCGGCACCAGAATCAGCGTACTGGTATGGTCGTGGTTAGCGTGCGAAATACGATCCAGAAGAGGAATGAGATAGGCGGCTGTTTTGCCGGTGCCCGTCTGAGCGCTGGCGATAAGGTCTTTGCCTTCGAGAATTTTGGGGATGGCCATCTCCTGGATGGGTGTGGCCTTCAGGTAGTTCATGGCGTCCACGCCGGTCAGCAGGTCGTCGTGGAGGTTGAATTCGGAAAATGTCAAGGTAACGTTTGTGAAAGTTAAAAAACGCTGACCTTGTTTTCCCGGTCAGCAAACCGCTTGATTTGGAAACAAATATAACGAAAAAATAACCAGAAATCAATAGAGTTCCCCCGTGCCAGTGCTCCTTCCAGGCTCATAATCAATTCATACAGCCAGCATTCACTTGGCGATTGT is from Spirosoma taeanense and encodes:
- a CDS encoding DEAD/DEAH box helicase → MNYLKATPIQEMAIPKILEGKDLIASAQTGTGKTAAYLIPLLDRISHANHDHTSTLILVPTRELAKQIDEQVEGFGYFVQANSIAIYGGGKGDDWDKQRKALETGADIIIATPGRLIAHMQLGYVNFDKIDYLVLDEADKMLDMGFSDDILNIVAKLPGKRQTLLFSATMPNKIREFSKRILTDPEEIRLAVSKPAAGIDQQFYLAYDNQKLPLLAHLIKNSLTPVQSMVLFTSRKSEVNGIVRALSKLGYEARGISSDLEQDNREVVLRDFKNKAFPILVATDVLSRGIDIDNLTHVVNYDIPRDAEDYVHRIGRTARAATTGTAITFISDQDQNRIVNIEKLIEREVEKRSITEELGMGKSPVFDPKRFSGLRGKGGSGRGGRDGRRGDGSRNGEPRRANKDNAPTGERPEGNRNDGRRDRRGRDERKPRPEGIPLNTDVATNGVETAAAASTRPINGDGPASDKPKRRKKRRRGPRSDQYDGLNRENGQSHAPVPVPAVE